The proteins below come from a single Lepeophtheirus salmonis chromosome 4, UVic_Lsal_1.4, whole genome shotgun sequence genomic window:
- the LOC121115628 gene encoding uncharacterized protein isoform X2, which yields MELKIILTHVQEVFHGDCCQSRNSLFSRERLSLPQKTKLQGSPKSSELYQKTQQIILLNSPGDRFTATHGISAVAGQHQYFEVEVSANNLNYFEVTANIARGRGSNGGVHKFELYMSRDYLPTPDEFDMKSEVSATSSYIAQKLYSKNIHVDQPGIGRYYILLVSQQDFNDLLITTITDFRQY from the exons AAGTATTTCATGGAGACTGCTGTCAATCGAGGAACAGTCTTTTCTCGCGCGAGAGATTAAGCTTACCCCAAAAAACAAAGCTTCAAGGATCTCCTAAATCCTCAGAGCTCTATCAAAAGACACAACAAATCATTTTACTAAATTCTCCTGGAGATAGGTTTACAGCCACACATGGAATATCAGCTGTAGCTGGGCAGCACCAATACTTTGA GGTCGAAGTTTCAGCTAATAACTTAAACTACTTTGAAGTTACAGCAAACATCGCTAGAGGAAGAGGCTCTAACGGAGGAGTACATAAGTTTGAACTCTACATGTCAAGAG ATTATCTTCCAACTCCTGATGAATTCGATATGAAAAGTGAAGTCTCTGCAACATCCAGTTATATTGCTCAAAAGCTTTATAG CAAAAACATTCATGTGGATCAACCAGGAATCGGGCGCTATTACATTCTTCTTGTGTCTCAACAAGACTTTAATGATCTCCTCATAACAACGATAACGGATTTCCGgcaatattag
- the LOC121115628 gene encoding uncharacterized protein isoform X1 has protein sequence MRYFFVLFFFLVLDKVFHGDCCQSRNSLFSRERLSLPQKTKLQGSPKSSELYQKTQQIILLNSPGDRFTATHGISAVAGQHQYFEVEVSANNLNYFEVTANIARGRGSNGGVHKFELYMSRDYLPTPDEFDMKSEVSATSSYIAQKLYSKNIHVDQPGIGRYYILLVSQQDFNDLLITTITDFRQY, from the exons atgagatatttttttgtattattttttttcttggtgcTTGATA AAGTATTTCATGGAGACTGCTGTCAATCGAGGAACAGTCTTTTCTCGCGCGAGAGATTAAGCTTACCCCAAAAAACAAAGCTTCAAGGATCTCCTAAATCCTCAGAGCTCTATCAAAAGACACAACAAATCATTTTACTAAATTCTCCTGGAGATAGGTTTACAGCCACACATGGAATATCAGCTGTAGCTGGGCAGCACCAATACTTTGA GGTCGAAGTTTCAGCTAATAACTTAAACTACTTTGAAGTTACAGCAAACATCGCTAGAGGAAGAGGCTCTAACGGAGGAGTACATAAGTTTGAACTCTACATGTCAAGAG ATTATCTTCCAACTCCTGATGAATTCGATATGAAAAGTGAAGTCTCTGCAACATCCAGTTATATTGCTCAAAAGCTTTATAG CAAAAACATTCATGTGGATCAACCAGGAATCGGGCGCTATTACATTCTTCTTGTGTCTCAACAAGACTTTAATGATCTCCTCATAACAACGATAACGGATTTCCGgcaatattag